In Dermatophilus congolensis, a genomic segment contains:
- the folP gene encoding dihydropteroate synthase translates to MTFVGVRRLEEITAPSVVTRQETGVPSSLIMGILNVTPDSFSDGGSCVDPQVAVDHGLAMVAEGAAIVDVGGETTRPGAERTPESEEMRRVVPVVRALADAGVAVSVDTMRASVAAACLEAGAVMINDVSGGMADSAMPQVIAQSGALYVLMHWRGHSTTMQSAELTHYDDVVGEVCAQMLAQAGVFLEAGVAAEQIVLDPGLGFSKRAEHNWALLAGLKQVCGVGYPVLLGASRKTFLGAIDCDAQGNPSVPSERDAASAATSLVGQEAGVWAVRVHDVRSTLAALRVGAAVRAAR, encoded by the coding sequence ATGACGTTTGTGGGTGTGCGGCGGTTGGAAGAGATTACTGCTCCGTCGGTGGTGACCCGGCAGGAAACCGGAGTGCCGTCTTCGTTGATTATGGGCATTTTGAATGTCACTCCGGACTCGTTTAGTGACGGTGGATCCTGCGTTGACCCTCAGGTGGCGGTGGATCATGGTTTGGCGATGGTTGCTGAGGGCGCAGCGATTGTTGATGTGGGTGGTGAGACGACACGTCCTGGGGCTGAACGCACTCCGGAAAGTGAGGAGATGCGTCGGGTGGTGCCGGTTGTGCGGGCGTTGGCTGATGCAGGGGTGGCTGTGTCAGTAGATACGATGCGTGCTTCGGTTGCGGCTGCCTGCTTGGAGGCTGGTGCCGTGATGATCAACGATGTATCAGGCGGGATGGCAGATTCTGCGATGCCGCAGGTGATTGCGCAGTCAGGTGCGTTGTATGTGTTGATGCATTGGCGGGGGCACTCAACGACGATGCAGTCAGCGGAGTTGACTCACTATGACGATGTAGTCGGTGAGGTGTGCGCGCAGATGTTGGCGCAGGCAGGGGTGTTTTTGGAGGCCGGGGTGGCGGCTGAGCAGATTGTGCTTGATCCAGGTTTAGGTTTTTCGAAAAGGGCAGAACACAACTGGGCTTTGTTGGCTGGGCTTAAACAGGTGTGTGGGGTTGGTTATCCAGTGTTGCTGGGGGCCTCGCGTAAAACGTTTTTAGGGGCAATAGATTGTGATGCTCAGGGGAATCCTTCGGTTCCTAGTGAGCGTGATGCTGCCTCGGCAGCCACGAGTTTGGTGGGGCAAGAGGCTGGCGTGTGGGCTGTTCGTGTGCACGATGTGCGTTCGACGTTGGCTGCGTTGCGGGTGGGGGCTGCAGTTCGGGCGGCTCGGTGA
- a CDS encoding NAD(P)-binding domain-containing protein has product MDRPARLAVGVVGMGRVGMVLGRALDQAGHTVGFVAPWQEDGCDEGLAGQWVPDAPVVDPVTAAASADLLLLAVPDERLPALVEYLVINGGFRPGKIVLHTGFTAGVSLMEQVVSEQILPVCVEPLVTFVGNSADVERFRGSPVLVSCLPELRPVGEALVIEMGAEPSFVAPDEVVRVRAALSYVEASLDAVVSGAKEMLSGTGVDAVPHVLGVVLAGRADAMRRGEQPAARGALHGAEVVSADLRELGVVLGPVGQEVHVAAMRALVASAVFEGRLPAAGMAEILDVLHRSRSEGASE; this is encoded by the coding sequence ATGGATCGGCCTGCGCGTTTGGCGGTGGGTGTTGTTGGTATGGGGCGGGTGGGGATGGTTCTTGGTCGTGCTTTGGATCAGGCGGGACACACGGTGGGTTTTGTGGCTCCGTGGCAGGAGGATGGCTGTGATGAGGGGTTGGCAGGGCAGTGGGTGCCGGATGCTCCGGTTGTGGATCCGGTAACGGCGGCGGCTTCAGCCGATTTGTTGCTCCTTGCGGTGCCGGATGAGCGGTTGCCTGCTTTGGTGGAGTATTTGGTTATTAATGGTGGTTTTCGTCCGGGGAAGATTGTTTTGCATACGGGGTTTACTGCCGGGGTTTCGTTGATGGAGCAGGTGGTTTCGGAGCAGATTTTGCCGGTTTGTGTGGAGCCGTTGGTGACGTTTGTGGGGAATTCTGCGGATGTTGAGCGGTTTAGGGGTAGTCCGGTGCTTGTTTCGTGTTTGCCGGAGTTGCGTCCGGTGGGTGAGGCGTTGGTGATTGAGATGGGGGCTGAGCCGTCTTTTGTTGCGCCGGATGAGGTGGTGCGGGTGCGGGCGGCGTTGTCGTATGTGGAGGCGTCGTTGGATGCGGTGGTTTCGGGGGCGAAAGAAATGTTGTCAGGCACGGGGGTGGATGCGGTGCCGCATGTGTTGGGGGTTGTGTTGGCGGGTCGTGCTGATGCGATGAGGCGGGGAGAGCAGCCGGCTGCGCGGGGGGCTTTGCATGGTGCGGAGGTTGTGAGTGCGGATTTGCGTGAGTTAGGGGTGGTTTTGGGGCCGGTGGGGCAGGAGGTTCATGTGGCGGCTATGAGGGCTTTGGTGGCTTCGGCGGTGTTTGAGGGGCGTCTTC
- the folE gene encoding GTP cyclohydrolase I FolE, which translates to MSGSTPVGNEGGQEIVEQADKGPDTGQVRAASTAPVTDREVDQPRIAAAVREILIAIGEDPDRDGLRDTPLRVARAYQEIFGGLAMSGPDALTVTFDVHHDELIIVKDIEVYSVCEHHLLPFHGVAHVGYLPNEDGRVTGLSKLARLVDVYARRPQVQERLTAQVADALQETLDPRGVIVVIEAEHMCMSMRGVRKPGATTLTSAVRGQLRNAATRSEALGLILGGRK; encoded by the coding sequence ATGAGCGGGAGCACACCTGTCGGCAACGAGGGTGGCCAGGAGATTGTCGAACAGGCTGATAAAGGCCCTGATACTGGTCAGGTACGGGCGGCATCCACTGCCCCGGTGACTGACCGTGAGGTTGACCAGCCGCGGATTGCCGCTGCGGTGCGGGAAATTCTTATCGCGATTGGTGAAGACCCAGACCGTGATGGCCTGCGGGATACCCCATTGCGTGTAGCACGGGCCTATCAGGAAATTTTTGGTGGTCTGGCGATGTCTGGGCCTGATGCGTTGACGGTGACTTTCGATGTGCATCATGACGAGTTGATTATCGTGAAAGACATCGAGGTGTATTCGGTATGTGAACACCATCTGCTGCCTTTTCATGGCGTGGCGCATGTGGGGTATTTGCCGAACGAGGATGGCCGTGTAACCGGCTTGAGCAAGCTGGCACGGTTGGTGGATGTGTATGCGCGCCGTCCGCAAGTGCAGGAGAGGCTTACAGCGCAGGTCGCTGACGCGCTGCAGGAGACGCTGGATCCGCGTGGGGTGATTGTGGTGATTGAGGCTGAGCATATGTGTATGTCAATGCGAGGGGTGCGTAAACCGGGTGCGACAACGTTGACGTCTGCGGTGCGTGGTCAGCTGCGTAATGCTGCGACACGTTCTGAAGCGTTGGGGTTGATTTTGGGAGGACGTAAATGA
- a CDS encoding DUF3180 family protein has translation MTGDRYGVRWRLLLVVALVAGVCSFGFLSWWQTASGPLLTPSWGAAVVLLVVALSEVVVGVWLRRVVRGKSSRGLDVLVANRVLLGGQAAALTGAAVAGWFVSRVVVVASDLDAGSVRAGAWAAVAVAVSGVALACGGMFVQRCGRVDPPDGEDGVAAGGEGS, from the coding sequence ATGACGGGTGACCGGTATGGGGTGCGTTGGCGGTTGTTGTTGGTGGTGGCGTTGGTGGCAGGGGTGTGTAGTTTTGGGTTTTTGTCGTGGTGGCAGACGGCGTCGGGGCCGTTGTTGACGCCCTCGTGGGGTGCGGCCGTGGTGTTGTTGGTGGTGGCGCTGAGTGAGGTTGTGGTGGGGGTGTGGTTGCGTCGAGTGGTGCGGGGAAAATCTTCGCGGGGGTTGGATGTGCTTGTTGCTAATCGGGTGTTGCTTGGTGGGCAGGCTGCTGCTTTGACTGGTGCTGCGGTGGCTGGGTGGTTTGTCTCGCGTGTTGTTGTGGTGGCTTCGGATTTGGATGCGGGTTCGGTGCGGGCGGGTGCGTGGGCTGCGGTGGCGGTGGCGGTGTCGGGTGTTGCGTTGGCCTGTGGTGGGATGTTTGTGCAGAGGTGTGGTCGGGTTGATCCACCTGATGGTGAGGATGGAGTTGCTGCGGGGGGTGAGGGGTCGTGA
- the folK gene encoding 2-amino-4-hydroxy-6-hydroxymethyldihydropteridine diphosphokinase, which yields MSDFGVGGFSAVDVPGDVVRIEGVRACGTHGVLDSEHVSPQPFVVDVAMLVDVSFSAASDDLSATVNYAEVAQQVTDVITGEHVDLVETLAVRIADVVLGHEVVEQVEVKVHKPHAPVGLPFSDVSVTVSRSDVRTAVVALGANLGSAGRTLALAVEALRGLPRTSVRAVSSVVETDPVGGLQQPVYVNAVAVLRTTLRPRTLLRALHEIEAEHGRVREVRWGARTLDLDLVQYGRPECEVGDVDVVVDEPDLVLPHPRAHERGFVLAPWVSADPGACLRVGSQVRLVRELLADMGLDEVGLPEGVRPGPEWVVLP from the coding sequence ATGAGTGATTTTGGTGTTGGTGGGTTTTCTGCTGTTGATGTTCCCGGGGATGTGGTTCGCATCGAGGGTGTTCGGGCGTGCGGTACGCATGGAGTGTTGGATAGTGAGCATGTGAGCCCGCAGCCGTTTGTGGTGGATGTGGCGATGTTGGTGGATGTTTCTTTTTCTGCTGCTAGTGATGATTTATCGGCGACGGTGAATTATGCCGAGGTGGCTCAGCAGGTGACGGATGTGATCACTGGTGAGCATGTTGATTTGGTGGAGACGTTGGCGGTACGTATCGCTGATGTGGTGTTGGGGCATGAGGTGGTGGAGCAGGTTGAGGTGAAGGTGCATAAACCGCATGCACCGGTGGGGCTTCCGTTTTCGGATGTGTCGGTGACGGTGTCGCGTTCGGACGTGCGTACTGCTGTTGTTGCTCTTGGTGCGAATCTTGGTTCTGCTGGGCGGACGCTTGCGTTGGCGGTGGAGGCGTTGCGTGGGTTGCCTAGGACGTCTGTGCGTGCGGTGTCGTCGGTTGTTGAGACGGATCCTGTGGGTGGGCTGCAGCAGCCGGTGTATGTGAATGCGGTGGCGGTTTTGCGGACGACGTTGCGTCCGCGCACGTTGTTACGGGCTTTGCATGAGATTGAGGCAGAGCATGGTCGGGTGCGTGAAGTGCGTTGGGGTGCGCGTACGTTGGATTTGGATTTGGTGCAGTACGGCAGGCCTGAGTGTGAGGTGGGTGATGTTGATGTGGTGGTAGATGAACCAGATTTGGTGTTGCCGCATCCGCGGGCGCATGAGCGTGGTTTTGTGCTTGCGCCGTGGGTGAGTGCCGATCCTGGGGCGTGTTTGCGTGTTGGTTCTCAGGTGCGTTTGGTGAGGGAGTTGTTGGCGGATATGGGGTTGGATGAGGTGGGGTTGCCTGAGGGTGTTCGTCCGGGGCCGGAATGGGTGGTGTTGCCATGA